The genomic DNA TTAAAAAAGAAAGGGTTTCAAATCCAAGAAAATGGATTTTTAGGAGGTTCAGAAGATATTACATATATGTTTGAAAATGTAGAAAATAGGGGTGGGAAAGCATTATATATGGTTTTTGGAACAGAACTAAAGGCTCCCCACCACAATAGTTGTTTTGATTTTGATGAAGATGTTTTATATGATGCTTATGAATGTTACAGATATATTATAGAGAAATTGATGAATGAATCATGAAGTGTCCATATGGACACTTTGTTTCATTATTAATATAAAATAATCCTAAATGAATACAAATTGTATTTTGCATATTGACAGAAAAGTACATATCTGATACGTTATATAGAAAAATAAAATAATTTTGTACCCTCATATATACTTGAGAATATGGCTTAGGTGTTTCTACCAGATTACCGTAAATAATCTGACTATGAGTGGAATTATTATAAAAAATTTTATGGATGACATTGAAGATCCATGTAATAATTTCACTCGTGAAATATACATGGAATTTTTTTGTGTCTACTGACTAAAACTATACTAAAAGATAAAAGAAAGGATGAATCACATGGAAGATAAGTTTGTAAAAGAAGGATTAACCTTTGATGATGTGCTTTTAATTCCTCAAAAATCTAATGTGTTGCCAAAAGATGTACAAACAAAAACAAATTTAACAAAAAAAATAAAATTAAATATTCCTTTTATGAGTGCGGGAATGGATACAGTAACAGAGGCAAAGTTAGCTATTGCTATTGCAAGAGAAGGTGGAATAGGAATCATTCATAAAAATATGTCTATTGAAGAACAAGCGTTAGAAGTAGACAAAGTAAAAAGAAGCGAGCATGGTGTTATTGTAGATCCATTTTATTTATCTCCAGAGCATTTAATTGATGATGCTTTAAAATTAATGGAAAGATATCATATTTCAGGAGTGCCTATTACAGATGAAAATAAAAAGCTAGTAGGAATACTTACCAATCGAGATATTAGATTTGAAAATAATGTAATGAAGAAAATCGGAGATGTGATGACCAAAGAAAATTTGGTAACAGCAAGAGAAGGTATTTCTATGGAAGAAGCAGAAAAAGTATTAAAAAGTAGAAAAATAGAAAAGCTTCCTATTATAGATGAGGAAGGATATTTAAAAGGACTCATTACAATTAAAGATATAGAAAAAACAATTAAGTATCCTAATTCAGCCAAAGATGAAAGAGGAAGATTAATAGTAGGTGCTGCTATAGGAATAACTGGAGATATGATGGAAAGAGCAGAGGCAATTGTTAAGGCAGGCGTAGATGTGATTGTTATTGATACAGCTCATGGACATTCACAAGGGGTACTTGAGGCAGTCAAAAAAATAAAAACTACTTTCCCAAATGTAGAATTAATAGCAGGAAATGTAGCTACTGCTGAAGCTACAGAAGAATTAATAAAAGCTGGAGCAGATGCAGTAAAGGTAGGAATAGGACCAGGATCTATTTGTACAACAAGAGTAGTAGCAGGAATTGGAGTTCCTCAAATTACAGCTGTATATGATTGCTCAAAGATGGCTAAAAAATATGGTATTCCAGTAATTGCGGATGGAGGAATTAAATATTCAGGAGATATTCCAAAGGCTATTGCAGCAGGAGCTAGTGTATGTATGTTCGGATCATTATTTGCAGGAACAGAAGAAAGTCCAGGAGAAACTGTGATCTATAAAGGAAGAAACTTTAAAGTATATAGAGGAATGGGATCAACAAGTGCTATGGCAGCAGGAAGCAAAGATAGATATTTCCAAGAAGATGCGAAAAAATTTGTTCCTGAAGGAGTAGAAGGAATGGTTCCTTATAGAGGATATTTAAAAGATATTGTTTATCAATTGGTTGGAGGACTAAAAGCTGGAATGGGCTATTGTGGAACTCCTACTATAGAAGATTTAAAAGAAAATGGAAAGTTTATTCGAATTACTTCTGCAGGACTTACAGAAAGTCATCCTCATGATATAAATATAACAAAAGAAGCGCCAAACTATAGTGTAAGAGGCTAAAGGAGGACCAATATGAATAGCAAAGAATTAGTACTTGTCATTGATTTTGGAGGACAATATAAGGAATTAATTGCAAGAAGAGTAAGAGAAGCTAATGTATATTGTGAAGTAGTTCCTTATACAACTTCTTTAGAAAAAATAAAAGAAAAAGATCCAAAGGGATTTATTTTTACAGGAGGACCAGCAAGTGCATATGCAGAAAATGCTCCTAGTATCACAAAGGAAATATTTGAATTAGGAATTCCGATTCTTGGAATTTGCTATGGGGGACAATTGATTGCCCACTTACTTGGTGGAAAAGTAACAAGAGCAAATACTAGAGAATATGGAAGAGTAAATTTAAATATTCAAAATAAAGAAGGAATATTTACGAATATAAAAGATGCTTCAAAATGTTGGATGAGTCATACAGATTTTATTGAAAAAGAAGCTC from Inediibacterium massiliense includes the following:
- the guaB gene encoding IMP dehydrogenase, producing MEDKFVKEGLTFDDVLLIPQKSNVLPKDVQTKTNLTKKIKLNIPFMSAGMDTVTEAKLAIAIAREGGIGIIHKNMSIEEQALEVDKVKRSEHGVIVDPFYLSPEHLIDDALKLMERYHISGVPITDENKKLVGILTNRDIRFENNVMKKIGDVMTKENLVTAREGISMEEAEKVLKSRKIEKLPIIDEEGYLKGLITIKDIEKTIKYPNSAKDERGRLIVGAAIGITGDMMERAEAIVKAGVDVIVIDTAHGHSQGVLEAVKKIKTTFPNVELIAGNVATAEATEELIKAGADAVKVGIGPGSICTTRVVAGIGVPQITAVYDCSKMAKKYGIPVIADGGIKYSGDIPKAIAAGASVCMFGSLFAGTEESPGETVIYKGRNFKVYRGMGSTSAMAAGSKDRYFQEDAKKFVPEGVEGMVPYRGYLKDIVYQLVGGLKAGMGYCGTPTIEDLKENGKFIRITSAGLTESHPHDINITKEAPNYSVRG